The following proteins come from a genomic window of Schistocerca cancellata isolate TAMUIC-IGC-003103 chromosome 10, iqSchCanc2.1, whole genome shotgun sequence:
- the LOC126106380 gene encoding cuticle protein 6.4-like: MFKSLVLALCLLVAVFAAEESAPKEKRGLAYATGLGYSAPLAYSSGLYGGYGYPGYAGYYGYGGLGYAAAPFAYGYHGYI, encoded by the exons ATGTTCAAGTCCCTG GTCCTGGCCCTGTGCCTGTTGGTGGCGGTCTTCGCCGCTGAGGAGTCCGCCCCCAAGGAGAAGCGCGGCCTGGCCTACGCCACCGGCCTCGGCTACTCCGCCCCCTTGGCCTACTCTTCTGGACTCTACGGTGGATACGGATACCCTGGATATGCTGGATACTACGGCTACGGTGGCCTGGGATATGCTGCAGCTCCTTTCGCCTATGGATACCATGGATACATCTGA
- the LOC126106381 gene encoding cuticle protein 6.4-like: protein MMKFLVLALCVLAVAFAAEESAPKEKRGLAYATGLGYSAPVAYSGLYNGYSAYGVPAYASGYYGYSGLGYNGLGYAAAPALGYGYHGIY from the coding sequence GTCCTCGCTCTGTGCGTGCTGGCTGTTGCCTTCGCCGCTGAGGAGTCCGCCCCCAAGGAGAAGCGCGGCCTGGCCTACGCCACCGGCCTCGGCTACTCCGCCCCCGTGGCCTACTCCGGACTGTACAACGGCTACTCCGCCTACGGCGTGCCCGCCTACGCCTCCGGCTACTACGGCTACAGCGGCCTGGGATACAACGGACTGGGATACGCCGCTGCCCCCGCCCTGGGCTACGGATACCACGGCATCTACTGA